The Haloplanus salinarum genome includes a region encoding these proteins:
- a CDS encoding ABC transporter permease → MTWRVIARRDWRVVLDARLPKAALVGLIGVVSIAAYVYPVVGTPPITTSRFGAFVGGWLGALLAPIGVLFGYGAIAREHESGALRLALSMPHGRSTLVLGRFVGRAGVLGAAIAVGMVIAGVLVVYPFGTLQPLRLLAFVLLCVAHGAIWVGIGVAASALVATNRRALVLGVAALFVLVIVWDPVTAGTEAGLVAAGVTDGPIRTAVRVSAQLDPGSAFETLVTALAASDRGAGTWYDGPALALPVFVGWLLGPLSVAVLRFEWRDLA, encoded by the coding sequence GTGACGTGGCGCGTGATCGCCCGTCGGGACTGGCGAGTAGTACTCGATGCCCGACTCCCGAAGGCCGCGCTCGTCGGCCTGATCGGCGTCGTGTCCATCGCGGCGTACGTCTACCCCGTCGTCGGCACCCCGCCGATCACGACGAGTCGGTTCGGCGCCTTCGTCGGTGGGTGGCTCGGGGCGTTACTGGCTCCTATCGGCGTGTTGTTCGGATACGGCGCCATCGCCCGCGAACACGAATCCGGCGCGTTGCGGCTCGCGCTTTCGATGCCACACGGTCGGTCGACACTCGTACTCGGACGATTCGTCGGCCGAGCAGGCGTGCTGGGAGCCGCCATCGCCGTCGGGATGGTGATTGCGGGTGTCCTGGTCGTCTACCCGTTCGGAACGCTGCAGCCCCTCCGCTTGCTGGCGTTCGTCCTCCTGTGCGTCGCCCACGGCGCCATCTGGGTCGGGATCGGCGTTGCAGCATCCGCGCTGGTCGCGACGAACCGCCGGGCACTCGTTCTCGGCGTCGCCGCACTCTTCGTACTGGTTATCGTCTGGGACCCCGTCACTGCGGGGACCGAAGCTGGTCTGGTGGCAGCGGGGGTCACCGACGGGCCGATCCGTACCGCGGTTCGGGTTAGCGCCCAACTCGACCCCGGGAGCGCCTTCGAGACGCTCGTTACCGCCTTGGCTGCGAGCGATCGGGGGGCTGGCACGTGGTACGACGGGCCGGCGCTGGCACTTCCGGTCTTCGTCGGCTGGCTCCTCGGTCCACTGTCGGTAGCGGTACTCCGGTTCGAGTGGAGGGACCTCGCGTGA
- a CDS encoding ABC transporter ATP-binding protein, giving the protein MTVISATDLSKRYGDVLALDRVDLTVEAGETFGFLGPNGAGKSTFIDILLGFVAPTDGTLSVFGHDCRDDGVAVRERIGVLPEGYAPFDGLSGRDHVEYAIRSKDVDEDPADVLSRVGLRDDAARSATDYSKGMRQRLALAMALVGEPDLLVLDEPTTGLDPNGAAEMRTILREEADRGATIFFSSHVLEQVEAVCDRVGILQNGRLIATDTIAGLREAIGGGTKLVITPDRVDDETLDAVGRVEGVETAVERDGTIEATCTNDAKMDALVELHDAGVGVVNFRTEEASLEDMFVEFTGGDRV; this is encoded by the coding sequence GTGACCGTCATTAGCGCCACGGACCTCTCGAAGCGCTACGGCGACGTGCTCGCTCTCGACCGCGTCGATCTGACCGTCGAGGCCGGCGAGACGTTCGGCTTCCTCGGACCGAACGGCGCGGGCAAGTCGACGTTCATCGACATCCTGCTCGGATTCGTCGCGCCGACCGACGGCACACTGTCGGTGTTCGGCCACGACTGTCGGGACGACGGCGTCGCAGTCCGCGAACGTATCGGCGTCTTGCCGGAAGGGTACGCCCCGTTCGATGGACTCTCGGGCCGCGACCACGTCGAATACGCGATCCGGTCGAAAGACGTCGACGAGGACCCCGCCGACGTCCTCTCCCGTGTCGGACTCCGTGACGACGCCGCCCGCTCGGCGACGGACTACTCGAAGGGGATGCGTCAGCGGCTCGCGCTCGCGATGGCGCTCGTCGGGGAGCCGGACCTGCTCGTCCTCGACGAGCCGACGACCGGGCTCGATCCGAACGGCGCCGCGGAGATGCGGACCATCCTCCGCGAGGAGGCCGACCGCGGGGCGACCATCTTCTTCTCGAGTCACGTCCTCGAGCAGGTCGAGGCGGTCTGTGACCGAGTTGGCATCCTCCAGAACGGTCGGCTGATCGCGACCGACACCATCGCCGGGTTGCGTGAAGCGATCGGCGGCGGGACGAAGCTGGTCATCACGCCCGACCGGGTCGACGACGAAACCCTCGACGCGGTCGGGCGGGTCGAGGGCGTCGAGACGGCGGTCGAGCGCGACGGCACCATCGAGGCGACGTGTACGAACGATGCGAAGATGGACGCGCTGGTCGAACTCCACGACGCCGGCGTCGGGGTCGTCAACTTTCGCACCGAGGAGGCGTCGCTCGAGGATATGTTCGTCGAGTTCACCGGAGGCGACCGGGTGTGA
- a CDS encoding DUF5518 domain-containing protein, protein MAEQHRDGVFIYSDRYPDVVRIGPLQLTETWTYALVGGLLALPFTALEVWRSPENITLGAVLVGSVFAGYLIKRRGGNSTATGIRAALIGGIPTLWALTELLRAITNIPNPPWFQAASVGMALAFGGLMFVIVALSGALAGRFGGWLAERRGRDGVADPRSRT, encoded by the coding sequence TTGGCCGAGCAACACCGTGACGGGGTTTTTATATATAGCGACAGATATCCCGACGTGGTTCGGATTGGTCCCCTCCAGTTGACCGAGACGTGGACGTACGCACTCGTCGGTGGGCTACTCGCACTCCCCTTCACCGCGCTCGAAGTGTGGCGATCCCCGGAAAACATAACCCTCGGAGCGGTCCTCGTCGGGAGCGTATTCGCCGGGTATCTGATCAAGCGACGCGGCGGGAACAGCACCGCGACCGGAATACGAGCCGCGCTTATCGGTGGAATACCGACTCTCTGGGCGCTGACCGAACTGCTTCGGGCGATCACGAACATCCCGAACCCGCCCTGGTTCCAAGCGGCCAGCGTCGGGATGGCACTCGCGTTCGGCGGCCTCATGTTCGTAATAGTGGCCCTCTCCGGAGCGCTCGCCGGTCGCTTCGGCGGCTGGCTGGCCGAACGGAGGGGTCGCGATGGTGTCGCCGACCCACGGAGTCGTACGTAG
- a CDS encoding ATP-binding protein: MISGTTLTTLVLKALASALLCWTTWRASRSRDQPSAEPFLVLSITLTVWAASSLGATVVGVATVRFLESLFDVVQFGALLFLPVAWIAYALSYAGRGIMATRKRIVLLSGIVLPVVIGAVALASDASKTVVGPILGLALGWTILYGFLLFLYALYATYLLIDLSWGHPRVSSTQITVLTAGVAAPSLLSVAESNTSLIGGTTLGLLLSGAFLTAAIRRYPVLTGFPKADYVARTRVVETLQEALVVLDWDDHVLDINETAAELFDGSTEGMIGEPVQSVIDGLEGTEFHTGATGTVALRTSEGRRQFQFSVSAVEEATTNDEGNPVARTVLFRDITDRETREQRLTVLNRILRHNVRNDLDVVLAYADHVDDEELRTGIRERATDLLELSNKVREAEAVMTESTDSPESVDLTDVASTVVDQFRSENESADISLVHPAEVTISSHRAVLRQVLFELVENSLEHTTADVPRVELSVREVSDGTVELSVADNGPGIPEREREMLAAGTETQLDHGQGIGLWFVNWAVTQLGGEIQFRENDPEGSLVTIRLYDSVR; the protein is encoded by the coding sequence ATGATTTCCGGTACTACACTGACTACGCTGGTACTCAAGGCTCTGGCGTCCGCCCTTTTGTGTTGGACAACTTGGCGAGCTTCCCGGTCCAGAGACCAGCCCAGTGCGGAACCGTTTCTCGTACTCTCGATCACGCTAACTGTCTGGGCAGCCTCGTCGCTTGGGGCCACGGTCGTCGGCGTGGCGACCGTGCGCTTCCTCGAGTCGCTTTTCGACGTAGTGCAATTCGGTGCCCTACTGTTTCTCCCCGTGGCTTGGATCGCCTATGCACTCAGCTATGCCGGCCGCGGAATCATGGCGACACGGAAGCGGATCGTGCTGCTGTCTGGCATCGTGTTACCGGTGGTGATCGGTGCGGTCGCTCTCGCTAGTGATGCCTCCAAAACGGTCGTCGGACCGATACTCGGACTCGCGCTCGGATGGACGATCCTGTACGGCTTTCTGTTGTTCCTGTATGCCCTGTATGCGACGTATCTACTGATCGATCTCAGTTGGGGTCATCCTCGGGTGTCGAGCACACAGATAACCGTACTGACTGCCGGCGTTGCGGCTCCGAGCCTGCTCTCCGTTGCGGAGTCCAATACCTCACTGATCGGCGGCACGACGCTCGGTCTGCTCCTGTCGGGCGCTTTTCTGACCGCTGCGATACGACGGTACCCAGTACTGACCGGGTTCCCGAAAGCCGACTACGTCGCACGGACACGCGTAGTCGAAACCCTCCAAGAAGCGCTCGTCGTCCTCGACTGGGACGATCACGTCCTCGATATTAACGAGACGGCGGCAGAGTTGTTCGACGGTTCCACGGAGGGGATGATCGGGGAACCGGTTCAGTCTGTCATCGACGGACTCGAAGGGACCGAATTCCACACAGGTGCGACGGGAACAGTCGCACTTCGGACGTCCGAAGGGCGTCGACAGTTCCAATTTAGCGTCTCCGCGGTCGAGGAAGCCACGACCAACGATGAGGGTAATCCCGTCGCCAGAACCGTGCTCTTCCGAGACATCACCGACCGAGAGACCAGAGAACAGCGACTCACGGTTCTCAATCGTATCCTCCGACACAACGTGCGGAACGACTTGGACGTCGTGCTCGCGTACGCCGACCACGTCGACGACGAGGAGCTACGGACCGGCATTCGAGAGCGCGCGACCGACCTTCTCGAACTGAGTAACAAGGTCAGAGAGGCGGAGGCAGTCATGACCGAGAGTACCGATTCACCGGAATCGGTCGATCTGACTGACGTAGCCAGTACTGTCGTGGATCAGTTCCGATCCGAGAACGAATCGGCCGACATCTCGCTCGTCCACCCCGCCGAGGTGACTATCTCCTCTCATCGAGCCGTACTCCGACAGGTGCTTTTCGAGCTGGTGGAAAATTCACTCGAACACACGACTGCGGACGTGCCCCGCGTCGAACTCAGTGTTCGGGAGGTGTCGGACGGGACGGTCGAACTCTCCGTCGCGGATAACGGACCAGGGATTCCCGAGCGGGAACGAGAGATGCTCGCTGCCGGAACCGAGACACAACTCGACCACGGCCAGGGTATCGGACTCTGGTTCGTCAACTGGGCAGTCACTCAGTTAGGAGGGGAGATCCAGTTTCGGGAGAACGACCCCGAAGGTAGTCTCGTAACGATCCGGCTCTACGATTCGGTACGGTAA
- a CDS encoding PAS domain-containing protein produces the protein MFVYPARYQGQWIVTLYNTSGFVAVFAFLFAIRFTGRGQWLTRSVRTLLISLPIILLVVSFLPFELGVETTSQAGLLAQRVIGLVSDVLTPLYAIAAAILLWAAISRDAVPYGQGLLPAGSLLVLALAPILSSVFAHSERIFPVVLLLAGGGLLTTLRWYRPLEQLPVARPVVQSRIVDELSEPVVAIDRKDRVVDLNTAAEDTFGCEQAAVVGRPVQRIFDDAVLAHEERQLIRVSDGVLTVVPEVVDDTDGVPLGTVLLFRDATDQRLRERQTRMLTDLLSEVIGVQLDEIARLASSVEEQDGCNTPGVAPNDARADPEGVGERIRTRSDLLLTVGQRAREMEQALAGTSLEESSDLLTGMRTAAARSSIQADEHAIQATGESYTVAVPQPLLIAGFAAVFDTVTIRNRSVTISFEADIGGWGARNGSVASTESGTESDAGASNRQPDPQLAVMAADGHGYDGIVYVDIRTDSRDEEADPVSEPTAEHPAAKLLSLIAIDAGGNVGVDGTPWEHLRLALPARKPRFEGER, from the coding sequence ATGTTCGTCTACCCGGCACGGTATCAAGGACAATGGATCGTCACGTTGTACAACACCTCCGGGTTCGTCGCTGTGTTCGCGTTCCTGTTCGCTATCAGGTTTACCGGGCGCGGCCAGTGGCTCACGCGGTCGGTTCGAACGCTCTTGATATCGCTGCCGATTATATTGCTGGTAGTAAGTTTCCTCCCGTTCGAACTGGGTGTCGAGACGACATCGCAGGCGGGTCTCCTCGCTCAGCGCGTAATCGGACTCGTCTCGGATGTCCTTACTCCGCTGTACGCTATCGCTGCCGCCATCCTTCTCTGGGCGGCAATCTCTCGAGATGCCGTGCCGTATGGACAGGGGCTCTTACCGGCTGGGTCACTTCTCGTGTTGGCCCTGGCTCCGATCCTGTCGTCGGTATTTGCCCACTCGGAGCGGATCTTTCCTGTCGTCCTGCTCCTTGCAGGCGGCGGGCTCTTGACCACGCTGCGCTGGTACCGGCCGTTGGAACAGCTTCCGGTTGCCCGGCCGGTAGTCCAGAGTCGTATCGTCGATGAGTTGTCGGAACCGGTCGTGGCGATCGACCGTAAGGACAGGGTGGTCGACCTCAACACTGCCGCCGAAGACACGTTCGGCTGCGAGCAGGCGGCCGTGGTCGGACGACCCGTTCAACGTATCTTCGACGATGCGGTGCTGGCACACGAGGAGCGACAACTGATTCGAGTGAGCGATGGAGTCCTGACCGTCGTTCCGGAGGTTGTTGACGACACCGACGGCGTTCCTCTCGGCACGGTACTGCTGTTCAGAGACGCGACCGACCAGCGGCTCCGCGAGCGGCAAACGCGCATGTTGACCGATCTCCTCTCCGAAGTGATCGGCGTCCAGCTCGACGAAATCGCAAGGCTCGCATCGTCGGTTGAAGAACAGGATGGTTGTAACACCCCCGGAGTCGCGCCGAACGACGCGCGGGCCGACCCCGAGGGTGTGGGCGAACGAATCCGGACACGTAGCGACCTCCTGCTCACAGTCGGGCAGCGTGCAAGAGAGATGGAACAAGCGCTCGCCGGGACTTCCTTGGAAGAATCTAGCGACCTGCTGACAGGGATGCGGACTGCCGCGGCGCGCAGTTCGATACAGGCAGACGAACACGCCATCCAAGCGACCGGAGAGTCGTACACCGTCGCAGTCCCGCAGCCGCTCTTGATTGCGGGGTTCGCGGCCGTTTTCGACACTGTCACGATCCGGAATCGTTCGGTGACCATCTCGTTCGAGGCCGACATCGGAGGGTGGGGCGCACGCAACGGATCGGTCGCTAGCACCGAGTCGGGTACCGAATCCGATGCGGGCGCATCGAACCGCCAGCCGGATCCGCAACTGGCCGTTATGGCAGCCGACGGTCACGGATACGACGGAATCGTATACGTCGATATACGAACGGACTCCCGCGACGAGGAGGCCGATCCGGTGTCGGAACCCACCGCGGAACATCCCGCAGCGAAGCTGCTCTCGTTGATTGCCATCGATGCTGGCGGGAACGTGGGTGTCGACGGAACCCCGTGGGAGCATCTCCGCTTGGCGCTTCCCGCACGCAAGCCCCGGTTCGAGGGTGAGCGATGA